In the genome of Zobellia nedashkovskayae, the window GAGATTCCGCCACAGGGCAGTTTGGAGATGTAAGTGTCATTAAAATTTTGACCTCATTATCTTCATTCACGAAGACATCGTAAATCAAACCTAATTCGTAAATATCAACAGGGATTTCCGGATCGTAAATCGTCTTGAGTACTATTACTATTTTTTCGCCCAATTCTTGGGTATCTACTGCTGTTTCTTCGCTCATCTTCTTGGAATTAATTCTTTAAAAATTTAGGGCTATTTCAATTACGAACAGTGTCCTAATTTAATTGGGTTTGGTATGCTACTGCATATAGTTTCAATTGCTTGATCATGCTTACCAAACCATTTGCACGTGTAGGAGAAAGATGCTCTTTCAAACCAATTTCATCAATAAAATCGGTGTCTGCATCAATAATATCTTGTGGTTTCTGATTGCTAAAAGCGCGTATTAAAATAGCAATTATACCTTTCGTTATAATAGCGTCGCTATCTGCAGTAAAAACCAACTTATCTTCTTCTAACTCAGCATGAACCCACACTTTACTTTGGCAACCTTTAATAATATTATCAGCAGTCTTATATTTTTCATTGATAAGCGGAAGACTCTTGCCTAAATCAATCATATATTCATAACGCTGCATCCAATCATCAAACATGGAGAATTCATCTACTATTTCGTTCTGTATTTCCTTTATCTGCATTGTTGCTGTTTTGGGTAAAAATACAATAAGTATCTATGGATTTCAATTCTTTAAGAGAATCATAACGCTTATGGCTATTCTAGCATGCCCTTAGCTCTAAGAACAGCCTTAACTAGCACATCTACCTCATCCATAGTATTATAAAAGCTAAAACTAGCTCTTACCGTTCCAGGAATTTTGTAGAAATCCATAATTGGCTGCGCACAATGGTGACCAGTTCGTACGGCTACCCCAAGCTTGTCTAAAATAGAACCAATATCATAGGGATGTAACCCTTCTATATTGAAAGAAATAACCGAGGTTTTGTTCTTTGCAGTTCCATAAATCTTAAGCCCTTCTATTTTTTGTAGTTCTTGCGTAGCATATTCAAGCAATTCGTGCTCGTATGCAGCAATGGCGTCAAAACCTATAGCATTCATGTAGTCTAAGGCAGCACCAAAGGCAATACCTCCACAAATGTTTGGTGTACCTGCTTCAAATTTATGCGGAAGATCGGCATAAGTAGTTTTTTCGAAAGTAACCTCTGCAATCATTTCGCCACCTCCTTGATAAGGAGGTAATTTATTGAGCCACTCTTCTTTTCCGTACAACATACCAACTCCTGTTGGTCCACATATTTTATGTGCAGAAGCAGTGTAAAAATCTACATCTAGTTTTTGCATATCTGCTTTAATGTGTGGGGCAGCTTGTGCACCATCAATCAAGACAGCAGCGCCAACCTCATGTGCTTTATCTATAATTTCCTTAATAGGATTTATAGTTCCCAATGCATTTGAAATATGATTACAGAATACCAGTTTGGTTTTATCGGAAAGTAAATCATCGTAGACATCCATCAGCAACTCACCGGCAAGGTTCATTGGAATAACCTTAAGAACGGCACCTGTTCTTTCGGCCAACATTTGCCAAGGCACAATATTGGAATGGTGCTCCATAGCGGAAACCAAAATCTCATCGCCTTTTTCAAGAAGCGTTGAAAATCCGTTTGCTACAATATTTATACTGTGGGTTGTTCCCGAAGTAAATATAATCTCATACGAGTTTTTCGCATTAAAGTGCTTCTGGATTTTCTGCCGCGCTACTTCATAATGGTCAGTTGCTTCTTGCGAAAGCGCATGCACACCACGATGTATATTGGCATTGTAATTTTGGTAATAATCTACTATAACATCTATGACCTGTTGTGGTGTTTGCGATGTAGCGGCATTGTCCAAGTATACCAAAGGTTTCCCGTTAACCTCTCTTTTAAGAATAGGGAAATCTTTGCGAATTTTAGTAACGTCTATCATAGTAATTAAATTGAGCACAAAGATACCGACTATGCCTTAAATTATAGAGAAAACAAGAAGCTTTCTAATTTAGAAGTATTCTTATAAAGGAAAAACCTCCAAGAAGTTTTCTTGGAGGTTTTTTAGGCTTAATAGTTTGATTTAGAACCTAAAACCGACTCCCACTTTTACAAAACCTAAATTATCTTTAATATTTTCGGTGTATCCTTCACCCTCTACCGTACCAGTACTTCTGGTATAATCACATTGCACTTGTAAAAAAAATCGCTTAGTTACATCATAAGAAAGCCCTAGATTAAAACTTAACCCTCCTGGTGAACGTGTCAACTCAGAAGGTTCATTAAAAGCAATTCCCTTGTTTTTAGATTCTGTAAAAGTATATCCCAATCCTACGCTAGGGTGAAGTTTTTGAATTGATGGAATAGTGAACTCAGCAAATAACTTTGGCTGAATTAACCAATGGGTTTCCGTGAAATCAAACGATTCCTCATTAACAGAGTAATTATGATTTTGTCGAAAATATCCTGTATTTATACTTGCTCCTATTTTTACTTTATTCAAATTTAAAAACCTGTATTTTAATCCTATGTCTAAAATTGCTGGTGTATCATTTCCCAGTTCATCTCCAACGGAAATCGGGTAATTTGCTTCCACACTCCATTTCTGGTCTTGGGCGAACAAGCCTACACTTAAGAAGAATACTAAAACTGATAAAAAGTAGATTTTTTTCATACGAACTAATAATTAGTGGTTTAAATTAGTCCGTAAATCTATAGGAAAATTCGGGCAAAAAAATAACGGCACTATTAAAGTGCCGTTAAATAAATTCTATATTTTAAGATAATCTCTTGTTAAAAAAGAGCTTACAATCGCTTATAAATCAAACCCAAGATTAACCCCTAATTTCTTAGCAATCAATTTGTTAATACGTGTTTTTAATTCAGGTATACGTACACTTTCTAAAACGTTATTAGCAAAAGCGTACATTAACAAAGCACGAGCTTCTTTTTTAGGAATCCCACGAGATTGTAGGTAAAATAAAGCATCTTCATCTAACTGACCAATAGTACAACCGTGAGAACATTTTACATCATCTGCAAAAATCTCTAACTGAGGTTTTGAGTTGATGCTTGCTTTATCACTAATTAGAATATTATTATTCTTTTGGAAAGCATTTGTCTTTTGAGCAATTTTATCTACGATAATTTTGCCATTAAAAACACCTATAGAGCTATCGCCATAAATTCCCTTATAATCTTGATGACTTTCACAATTCGGTTGCATATGATGCACTAATGTGTAATGATCCACATGCTGTTTTTCCCCTAGAATAGTAACACCATTCATAGTAGAGTCTATATACTCTCCGTTTTGATAAAAGTTAAGATTGTTACGTGTCAATTTCCCTCCAAAAGAGAAAGTATGAACGTTAACAACACTTTTATCTTTTTGGTCAACGTATGTGTTATCAATTAATGAAGCTGTAGCCGCATCGTTCTGAATTTTATAAAAATCAACAATAGCACTTTTTGCAGCGAATATTTCGGTTACTGCATTAGTAAGTGTGTCGTTTGATGTTAAACTCTGGTGACGCTCAATAATTTGAACCTCAGCATTTTCTTCTACAACAACCAAACTTCTTGGCTGCAACAAGATTGATGCCTCATTACCCGTAGCGAAATGTATAATTTCGATAGGCTTTTTAGGCATTTTGTTTTTAGGAATGTAAATATACGCTCCTTCTCTACTGAATGCCGTATTCAACGTAGTAAGCGACTCATCTTTTGAAGCTATTTTATTGAAATAGACATCAATAACAGGCTTATACATAGGTTTTGTAAGCGCTGCGCTCATCAAGCATATATCAACACCATCATGGGTAGTTTCCGAAAGGTATGAGCTATAAATACCGTCTACAAAAACAATTTTATAGGAATCTATCTCGTGTAAAAAATATTTCTTGACATCTTTATACTCAAGGGTATTTTCTTCCCTAGGAAAAATGCTGAAATCTATTTTCTGAAGGCTATTCAAGGAAGTATATTTCCAAGCTTCTTCTTTTTTAGAAGGAAATCCTTTTTCCTCAAAGTTTTTTATAGCTTCCATACGAACGTCGTGTACCGGATGTTCAACATCCACGTTGTTCTC includes:
- a CDS encoding DUF59 domain-containing protein; the protein is MSEETAVDTQELGEKIVIVLKTIYDPEIPVDIYELGLIYDVFVNEDNEVKILMTLTSPNCPVAESLPAEVEEKVKSLDLVKDAEVEITFDPPWTQDLMSEEAKLELGLL
- a CDS encoding aminotransferase class V-fold PLP-dependent enzyme, translated to MIDVTKIRKDFPILKREVNGKPLVYLDNAATSQTPQQVIDVIVDYYQNYNANIHRGVHALSQEATDHYEVARQKIQKHFNAKNSYEIIFTSGTTHSINIVANGFSTLLEKGDEILVSAMEHHSNIVPWQMLAERTGAVLKVIPMNLAGELLMDVYDDLLSDKTKLVFCNHISNALGTINPIKEIIDKAHEVGAAVLIDGAQAAPHIKADMQKLDVDFYTASAHKICGPTGVGMLYGKEEWLNKLPPYQGGGEMIAEVTFEKTTYADLPHKFEAGTPNICGGIAFGAALDYMNAIGFDAIAAYEHELLEYATQELQKIEGLKIYGTAKNKTSVISFNIEGLHPYDIGSILDKLGVAVRTGHHCAQPIMDFYKIPGTVRASFSFYNTMDEVDVLVKAVLRAKGMLE
- a CDS encoding SufE family protein yields the protein MQIKEIQNEIVDEFSMFDDWMQRYEYMIDLGKSLPLINEKYKTADNIIKGCQSKVWVHAELEEDKLVFTADSDAIITKGIIAILIRAFSNQKPQDIIDADTDFIDEIGLKEHLSPTRANGLVSMIKQLKLYAVAYQTQLN
- the sufD gene encoding Fe-S cluster assembly protein SufD, whose translation is MDLKDKLISSFMAFENNVDVEHPVHDVRMEAIKNFEEKGFPSKKEEAWKYTSLNSLQKIDFSIFPREENTLEYKDVKKYFLHEIDSYKIVFVDGIYSSYLSETTHDGVDICLMSAALTKPMYKPVIDVYFNKIASKDESLTTLNTAFSREGAYIYIPKNKMPKKPIEIIHFATGNEASILLQPRSLVVVEENAEVQIIERHQSLTSNDTLTNAVTEIFAAKSAIVDFYKIQNDAATASLIDNTYVDQKDKSVVNVHTFSFGGKLTRNNLNFYQNGEYIDSTMNGVTILGEKQHVDHYTLVHHMQPNCESHQDYKGIYGDSSIGVFNGKIIVDKIAQKTNAFQKNNNILISDKASINSKPQLEIFADDVKCSHGCTIGQLDEDALFYLQSRGIPKKEARALLMYAFANNVLESVRIPELKTRINKLIAKKLGVNLGFDL
- a CDS encoding outer membrane protein, producing MKKIYFLSVLVFFLSVGLFAQDQKWSVEANYPISVGDELGNDTPAILDIGLKYRFLNLNKVKIGASINTGYFRQNHNYSVNEESFDFTETHWLIQPKLFAEFTIPSIQKLHPSVGLGYTFTESKNKGIAFNEPSELTRSPGGLSFNLGLSYDVTKRFFLQVQCDYTRSTGTVEGEGYTENIKDNLGFVKVGVGFRF